One window of the Pyrus communis chromosome 17, drPyrComm1.1, whole genome shotgun sequence genome contains the following:
- the LOC137723362 gene encoding putative polyol transporter 1, with product MEMADQRAENNVVSGQPQNSIADFDPPKKPKTKKFAVACAVLASMTSILLGYDIGVMSGASLFIKENLNISDVQVEVLNGTLNIYSLIGSALAGKTSDWIGRRYTIVLAGTIFFIGALLMGFAPNYAFLMFGRFIAGVGVGYALMIAPVYTAEISPASFRGFLTSFPEVFVNVGILLGYVSNFALAKLPIHLNWRIMLGIGAIPSVFLALGVLAMPESPRWLVMQGRLGDAKRVLNRTSSSEEESQLRLDEIKEAAGIPKDSKDEVVQVSKRSQGEGIWKELLIRPTPAVRHILIAALGIHFFQQVSGTDSVVLYSPRIFEKAGITSYNDKLLATVAVGFVKTIAILVATFQVDRFGRRALLLSSVGGMVVSFTLLGVGLTVVDQSHSKVPWAVGLCIAMVLFIVAFFSIGLGPITWVYSSEIFPLQLRAQGCSMGVAVNRLTSGVISMTFISLYKAITIGGAFFLYAGIAALSWVFFYTLYPETQGRSLEDMEVLFGKYHKWREANAMLNKTKQADHGFGDVNKAQIH from the exons ATGGAGATGGCTGACCAGAGAGCAGAAAATAATGTCGTCTCCGGCCAACCCCAGAATAGTATTGCAGACTTTGATCCCCCAAAGAAACCCAAGACAAAGAAGTTTGCTGTTGCCTGTGCCGTTTTGGCTTCAATGACGTCTATCTTACTGGGTTATG ATATTGGTGTAATGAGTGGAGCGTCTCTCTTCATCAAAGAAAACCTCAATATCAGCGATGTTCAAGTTGAAGTTCTTAACGGTACCTTGAATATATACTCTCTCATTGGCTCCGCCTTGGCCGGTAAAACCTCTGACTGGATTGGACGCCGGTACACCATAGTACTTGCCGGAACAATCTTCTTTATTGGAGCTCTCCTCATGGGTTTTGCCCCGAACTACGCCTTCCTCATGTTTGGTAGATTCATTGCCGGAGTTGGAGTTGGCTATGCTCTTATGATAGCTCCTGTCTACACCGCCGAGATCTCTCCGGCCTCGTTTCGTGGCTTCCTCACATCTTTCCCTGAG GTGTTTGTTAACGTTGGTATATTACTGGGGTACGTATCCAACTTTGCCTTAGCCAAGCTCCCAATCCACTTGAACTGGAGGATCATGCTCGGCATCGGCGCAATTCCCTCAGTTTTTCTAGCCCTCGGCGTTTTAGCCATGCCCGAGTCACCACGCTGGCTCGTCATGCAAGGGAGACTCGGAGACGCCAAGCGAGTACTAAATAGAACATCATCTTCTGAAGAGGAATCGCAGCTCAGACTAGACGAGATTAAAGAAGCTGCAGGAATCCCCAAAGACTCAAAGGATGAGGTCGTTCAGGTTTCTAAACGCAGCCAAGGTGAAGGTATATGGAAGGAATTGCTCATTCGCCCTACGCCGGCCGTTCGCCACATTTTAATAGCAGCCCTTGGTATCCACTTCTTTCAACAAGTGTCGGGTACAGACTCTGTGGTTTTGTACAGCCCCAGGATCTTCGAGAAAGCGGGAATCACTTCTTACAATGACAAGCTACTTGCAACCGTGGCTGTTGGATTTGTCAAGACCATTGCAATCTTGGTGGCAACATTTCAAGTTGATCGGTTCGGACGTCGTGCTTTGCTTTTAAGCAGCGTGGGTGGAATGGTAGTTTCTTTTACGCTACTCGGTGTGGGTCTTACGGTCGTTGATCAATCCCACAGCAAGGTCCCATGGGCCGTCGGGTTGTGCATCGCCATGGTACTATTCATAGTCGCTTTTTTCTCCATCGGGTTGGGACCCATCACGTGGGTCTACAGTTCTGAGATCTTTCCGTTGCAGTTGCGAGCACAAGGGTGCAGTATGGGGGTGGCCGTAAACAGGTTGACGAGCGGGGTCATCTCCATGACTTTTATTTCATTGTATAAGGCCATCACGATTGGTGGGGCCTTCTTTCTTTACGCGGGAATTGCTGCGCTTAGTTGGGTCTTCTTTTATACGTTGTATCCAGAAACGCAAGGTCGATCCCTTGAAGATATGGAGGTCTTGTTTGGTAAATACCACAAGTGGAGAGAAGCCAATGCCATGCTTAACAAGACTAAGCAAGCTGATCATGGTTTTGGTGACGTCAACAAGGCTCAAATCCATTAG